Sequence from the Metasolibacillus fluoroglycofenilyticus genome:
TATCGAGTACAAACAAATGTTTAATTTCTAGGGAGGCGTTACTTTGACGGTAAAAGAAGATATTCGTATACAAAAAACTCGACAAAAATTATTCGATGCCTATATTGATATTTTAAAAACAACAGACTCCAATGACGTCACAGTACAAATTCTTGCAGGCAAAGCGCAAATTAATCGAGTTACTTTTTATAAGCATTATCAAAACTTTGCCAACTTCCATTCGCAATTTATCGAGCATCATATTTTAACCATCTATGAATTTATGAGGCCTCTAAATTATCAACCATATACAAGGGGCTTTGAACAGCAGGCATTATCCGATTTATTTTCATTTATTCAAGAGCATGGGACGACATACACAGTATTATTTACTTCGCCTCATATTCCAGAATTTAATCAAGCTTTATTAAGTTTTTTTCAGCAAAAGCTGACA
This genomic interval carries:
- a CDS encoding TetR/AcrR family transcriptional regulator, translating into MTVKEDIRIQKTRQKLFDAYIDILKTTDSNDVTVQILAGKAQINRVTFYKHYQNFANFHSQFIEHHILTIYEFMRPLNYQPYTRGFEQQALSDLFSFIQEHGTTYTVLFTSPHIPEFNQALLSFFQQKLTQHTDELSRFDFPGVGVNRLVVAWYGVSALLGTIIMWVQSGYPFSPQQLANMFCKLAPNAEEK